A region of Deltaproteobacteria bacterium DNA encodes the following proteins:
- a CDS encoding serine/threonine protein kinase — translation MMDRPGSSARPSGGGSPLDRYVVLEYLAEGGMGAIYLGKKLGAGGFEKEVVLKQLLPEFTQQPEFIDLFLREARLSATLDHANIIHTIDLVTAGDEYFIVMEYLPGADLRTLLKRAKRRRKRMSPAAGIFVAREVLSALAYAHAKRAPDGRPLRLIHRDISPSNILISRNGEVKLTDFGIAKASTHNSVFYRVKGKVGYMSPEQARSEPLDSRSDLYSLAVCLYEMVTGERLFVQAGLTTSADDLYSRPVPMVSRKVEGVPAEFDKVMLKALSIDPRARYQTAGEFQEALLRVAHRHGLMMSAPELADHLRDVCGDPDRWRDIDAASHPGLGGTELYEPGEGTARIGVSEVDIESDADLVEVLDREDTRAVINLADVVQRRAQTSLTHLTQLKGLELTSMINLADDGEVGAKPLVDFDTLAVDAGDDTGDSDVVDLAGANRGGRATGTRAPAVEVAGEASGEIDGTGLADELEPAPASRRWLVLMLIVLLGVGIAAAIGLTGPELPPPATPGDRPGPAGAASP, via the coding sequence ATGATGGATCGGCCCGGATCGTCCGCCCGGCCCTCCGGTGGCGGCTCGCCGCTCGACCGCTACGTCGTGCTCGAGTACCTGGCCGAGGGCGGCATGGGGGCGATCTACCTGGGCAAGAAGCTCGGCGCCGGCGGCTTCGAAAAAGAGGTCGTGCTCAAGCAGTTGCTGCCGGAGTTCACCCAGCAGCCCGAGTTCATCGATCTGTTCCTGCGCGAAGCGCGCCTGTCGGCGACGCTCGACCACGCCAACATCATCCACACGATCGACCTCGTCACGGCGGGTGACGAGTACTTCATCGTGATGGAGTACCTGCCCGGCGCCGACCTGCGCACCCTGCTCAAGCGCGCCAAGCGGCGCCGCAAGCGGATGTCGCCGGCCGCCGGCATCTTCGTCGCGCGCGAGGTGCTGTCGGCGCTGGCATACGCGCACGCCAAGCGCGCGCCGGACGGGCGGCCGCTCCGCCTGATCCACCGCGACATCTCGCCGTCGAACATCCTGATCTCGCGCAACGGCGAGGTGAAGCTCACCGACTTCGGCATCGCCAAGGCGTCCACGCACAACTCGGTGTTCTATCGGGTCAAGGGCAAGGTCGGGTACATGTCCCCCGAACAGGCGCGATCCGAGCCGCTCGACAGCCGATCGGACCTGTACTCGCTGGCGGTCTGTCTGTACGAGATGGTGACCGGAGAGCGGTTGTTCGTGCAGGCGGGCCTCACGACGTCCGCCGACGACCTGTACAGCCGGCCGGTGCCGATGGTGTCGCGCAAAGTCGAGGGCGTGCCGGCGGAGTTCGACAAGGTCATGCTCAAGGCGCTGTCGATCGACCCGCGCGCGCGCTATCAGACCGCGGGCGAATTTCAGGAGGCCCTGCTGCGGGTGGCACACCGCCACGGTCTCATGATGTCGGCGCCCGAGTTGGCCGACCACCTGCGCGACGTGTGCGGCGACCCGGACCGCTGGCGCGACATCGACGCCGCGAGCCACCCGGGGCTCGGAGGCACCGAACTGTACGAACCGGGCGAGGGGACGGCGCGGATCGGCGTCTCCGAGGTGGACATCGAGTCGGACGCGGACCTGGTCGAAGTGCTGGACCGCGAGGACACGCGCGCGGTCATCAACCTGGCCGATGTCGTTCAGCGCCGGGCACAGACGTCGCTCACCCACCTCACGCAGCTCAAGGGCCTCGAACTCACATCGATGATCAACCTCGCGGACGACGGCGAGGTCGGCGCCAAGCCGCTGGTCGACTTCGATACGCTCGCGGTCGACGCCGGCGACGACACGGGCGACAGCGACGTGGTCGACCTCGCCGGGGCGAACCGCGGAGGTCGGGCAACCGGCACGCGGGCGCCGGCCGTCGAGGTCGCGGGCGAGGCGTCCGGCGAGATCGACGGCACCGGCCTCGCCGATGAGCTGGAGCCTGCGCCGGCCAGCCGGCGATGGCTGGTGCTGATGTTGATCGTGTTGCTCGGTGTCGGGATCGCCGCCGCGATTGGCCTCACCGGCCCCGAGTTGCCGCCACCGGCGACGCCCGGCGACCGGCCCGGACCGGCGGGCGCGGCGTCGCCGTAG
- a CDS encoding FHA domain-containing protein: MPAFSRQRAGGVFIVIKGPDRGETVSISDQPVYFGSAPACEMVLTDKTVSRRHLLAVPSGPNVILKDQGSTNGSYVQGSRFKEITIGYGAEFKVGRTVIKYLPEEEVVEPQPSEESSFGQLIGSSTKMRQLFNLLQDVAQTDATVLIEGETGTGKELIAEEIHNHSSRRDGPFVVFDCGSVPRELIESALFGHVKGSFTGAVTDRRGAFAEADGGTIFLDEIGEMLLDLQPSLLRVLDKRAVRRVGSNTYEKVDVRVVAATNRDLRAEVAAKRFREDLYYRLAVIRVSVPPLRERGGDIPVLVEHFMRQFTPEGRQLSISPEDMARLQRHSWPGNVRELRNVIERACLLSQGGMLNLDDAFTEEIAPALGIRTDLPFKEAKGQLVEHFEREYIVDLMRRHKMNLSAAAREAQIDRKHLRELIRKYDLDPRKQDD; this comes from the coding sequence ATGCCCGCGTTCTCTCGCCAGCGCGCGGGCGGCGTGTTCATCGTCATCAAGGGACCGGACCGCGGCGAGACCGTCTCGATCAGCGATCAACCCGTCTACTTCGGGTCGGCGCCGGCGTGCGAGATGGTGCTCACCGACAAGACGGTGTCGCGGCGGCATCTGCTGGCCGTGCCGAGCGGCCCCAACGTGATCCTCAAAGACCAGGGCTCCACCAACGGCAGCTACGTCCAGGGCTCTCGGTTCAAGGAGATCACGATCGGGTACGGCGCCGAATTCAAGGTCGGCCGCACGGTCATCAAGTACCTGCCAGAGGAGGAGGTCGTCGAGCCGCAGCCGTCCGAGGAGTCGTCCTTCGGCCAGCTGATCGGCAGCTCGACGAAAATGCGGCAGTTGTTCAACCTGCTGCAGGACGTCGCCCAGACCGACGCGACCGTGCTGATCGAGGGCGAGACCGGGACGGGCAAAGAGCTGATCGCCGAGGAGATCCACAACCATTCGAGCCGCCGCGACGGGCCGTTCGTCGTGTTCGACTGTGGTTCGGTGCCCCGGGAACTGATCGAAAGCGCGCTGTTCGGCCACGTGAAGGGGTCGTTCACCGGCGCCGTCACCGACCGGCGCGGCGCGTTCGCCGAGGCTGACGGCGGCACGATCTTCCTCGACGAGATCGGCGAAATGCTGCTCGACCTGCAGCCGTCGCTGCTGCGCGTGCTCGACAAGCGCGCGGTTCGCCGCGTCGGCTCGAACACGTACGAGAAGGTCGACGTGCGCGTCGTCGCCGCGACGAACCGCGATCTGCGCGCCGAAGTTGCCGCCAAGCGGTTCCGCGAAGACCTGTACTACCGGCTCGCGGTCATCCGCGTGTCGGTGCCGCCGCTTCGCGAACGCGGAGGCGACATCCCAGTGCTCGTCGAGCACTTCATGCGCCAGTTTACTCCGGAAGGCAGGCAGCTCTCGATCAGTCCCGAAGACATGGCGCGCCTGCAGCGCCACTCGTGGCCGGGCAATGTGCGCGAGCTGCGCAACGTGATCGAGCGCGCCTGCCTGCTGTCGCAAGGCGGCATGCTCAACCTCGACGACGCGTTCACCGAGGAAATCGCGCCGGCGCTCGGGATCCGCACCGACTTGCCGTTCAAAGAGGCGAAGGGACAACTCGTCGAACACTTCGAACGCGAGTACATCGTCGACCTGATGCGGCGCCACAAGATGAACCTGTCGGCCGCCGCACGCGAGGCGCAGATCGACCGCAAGCACCTGCGCGAGTTGATCCGCAAGTACGACCTCGACCCGCGCAAGCAGGACGACTGA
- a CDS encoding PEGA domain-containing protein has translation MSLSGTGGPGRKLGRYHLVEPIGGGPTGEVFRAKVYGVAGFERQFAVKLFHAELAARRDASDALARAARRYSGYEHPRIARLQEFGVAGGRTFAAVEFVAGVDLMRLGQATHGAGHPLPAGAALAIALRAARAVAYVHGRGGTHLGVCPTNILCVPDGEVKVTDFGLLPPRLPERPADDLTLAARLPYLAPEQIVGEPTGPATDVFQLGAVLYELLAGRPAFRGPSALEIGQAVLSGRFPEPDAPPVVLEIVYRALARLPGERYADAGALADAIEAAARAAAVAGDARDAGRVVREVIGRIDAAAQEQASGLFAVPLPAPPPAAPVSPLRRALDRGATPPPVPVDDRAATVPAPRPTVLGVAAPAGAGGGALSAGLRGRADVDEDAPTKIRGDRAQDGVSDVTPLPAPVPGTLDLAPDRAASPPLRARDPDVVDLESYEVEFVSEAAGTATGGETATRGGAAISEATGSAEVAAHDAAGGGEAAGGGQAAAPARPVRLRRVALVWIAAALAGGAGFFVYAEFVGFDGGRAREPLARDRGAGATAAAGAHLPAAAGPGAPGVPTPSAAASAPGRVADGGARAAAGRDARDAAAGAPPGDAGAPARSDGAVAVAAAPPTGDLDAGAAVAGALDIRSTPAGATIYLDGAKVGRTPKRIDDATGDQHRLALILPGYDLYVTDVAGDARVDLTLREVTPFEGRAGIKVRCRKKNRYYVYVDGAPTGQLCPTERIGVSLGEHEVEIYDPVTDTRSKFKANVEQTRLSLRVRVD, from the coding sequence ATGAGCCTTTCGGGCACCGGCGGCCCGGGGCGCAAGCTGGGCCGGTACCACCTCGTGGAGCCGATCGGCGGGGGCCCGACGGGCGAAGTGTTTCGCGCGAAGGTCTACGGCGTCGCCGGCTTCGAGCGCCAGTTCGCGGTCAAGCTGTTTCACGCCGAGCTGGCGGCGCGGCGCGATGCATCCGACGCGCTGGCGCGCGCGGCGCGTCGGTACAGCGGCTACGAGCACCCGCGAATCGCCCGGTTGCAGGAGTTCGGGGTCGCCGGCGGGCGCACGTTCGCGGCGGTCGAGTTCGTCGCCGGCGTCGACCTGATGCGGCTCGGTCAGGCGACTCACGGTGCCGGCCATCCGCTGCCGGCCGGCGCCGCCCTGGCGATCGCGCTGCGCGCGGCGCGCGCGGTCGCCTACGTGCACGGCCGCGGCGGCACGCACCTCGGTGTTTGCCCAACCAACATCCTGTGTGTACCCGACGGGGAGGTGAAGGTCACCGACTTCGGGTTGCTGCCGCCGCGATTGCCCGAGCGGCCGGCGGATGACCTGACCCTCGCGGCGCGATTGCCGTATCTGGCGCCCGAACAGATCGTCGGCGAGCCGACCGGCCCCGCGACGGACGTGTTCCAGCTCGGCGCCGTGCTGTACGAGCTGCTTGCGGGGCGGCCGGCGTTCCGCGGCCCGTCCGCACTCGAGATCGGCCAGGCGGTGCTGTCCGGCCGGTTTCCGGAGCCTGACGCGCCGCCGGTGGTGCTCGAGATCGTGTACCGGGCGCTCGCGCGGCTGCCCGGCGAACGCTACGCCGATGCCGGCGCGCTGGCGGACGCGATCGAAGCGGCGGCGCGTGCCGCGGCGGTGGCCGGCGACGCGCGCGACGCCGGGCGCGTGGTTCGCGAGGTGATCGGGCGCATCGACGCGGCCGCGCAGGAGCAGGCGTCGGGGCTGTTCGCCGTGCCGCTGCCGGCGCCACCGCCGGCGGCGCCGGTGTCGCCGCTTCGGCGTGCGCTCGACCGCGGCGCGACCCCGCCGCCCGTGCCCGTCGACGACCGCGCGGCGACGGTGCCGGCGCCGCGGCCGACGGTGCTCGGGGTCGCCGCACCCGCGGGCGCGGGAGGCGGCGCGCTGTCCGCCGGCCTGCGCGGTCGGGCGGACGTGGACGAAGACGCGCCGACCAAGATCCGCGGTGACCGCGCGCAGGACGGCGTGTCCGACGTGACCCCGCTGCCCGCGCCCGTGCCGGGCACGCTGGACCTCGCGCCGGATCGCGCGGCGTCGCCCCCGTTGCGGGCGCGCGATCCGGACGTGGTCGACCTCGAATCGTACGAGGTCGAGTTCGTGTCGGAGGCGGCAGGCACCGCGACCGGCGGCGAGACGGCGACCCGCGGCGGGGCGGCGATTTCCGAGGCGACCGGGTCTGCGGAGGTCGCGGCGCACGACGCGGCGGGCGGCGGCGAGGCGGCGGGCGGCGGTCAGGCGGCCGCGCCCGCGCGTCCCGTGCGGCTTCGCCGGGTTGCGCTGGTGTGGATCGCGGCGGCGTTGGCCGGGGGGGCGGGGTTTTTCGTCTATGCCGAGTTCGTCGGATTCGACGGCGGGCGGGCACGCGAGCCCCTGGCGCGCGATCGGGGCGCGGGGGCGACCGCCGCCGCAGGCGCGCACCTGCCGGCCGCGGCCGGTCCGGGCGCGCCCGGTGTACCTACACCGTCGGCCGCCGCGAGCGCGCCGGGGCGCGTCGCCGACGGCGGCGCGCGGGCCGCAGCGGGCCGCGACGCGCGGGACGCCGCCGCGGGCGCACCGCCGGGCGACGCCGGCGCGCCCGCGCGGTCGGACGGGGCCGTGGCGGTCGCCGCGGCCCCGCCGACCGGCGACCTCGACGCCGGCGCGGCGGTCGCCGGCGCGCTCGACATTCGGTCGACGCCGGCCGGCGCGACGATCTACCTCGACGGCGCCAAGGTGGGACGCACGCCCAAGCGCATCGACGACGCGACCGGGGACCAACACCGCCTCGCGCTCATCCTCCCCGGGTACGACCTGTACGTCACCGATGTCGCCGGCGATGCCCGCGTCGACTTGACGCTTCGCGAGGTGACGCCGTTCGAGGGACGCGCCGGCATCAAGGTGCGCTGCCGCAAGAAGAACCGCTACTACGTATACGTCGACGGTGCGCCGACCGGGCAGTTGTGCCCGACCGAGCGGATCGGCGTGTCGCTCGGCGAGCACGAAGTCGAGATCTACGACCCGGTGACCGACACGCGCAGCAAGTTCAAGGCGAACGTGGAGCAGACCCGCCTGTCGTTGCGCGTGCGCGTGGATTGA
- a CDS encoding alpha/beta fold hydrolase — protein MADEPKHLATWFLRWAAGAPRRWLGRRSGLGQDVLGTTHGLSYLRHLARGNRIRRRARFDRVDDRQPPVLLLHGFLGTRGSMYPLERRLTEDGFTVFSFNLGTLNSRDIRRSAFLIHRKIEAILAQTPVDRIDIVGHSMGGLIGLYYVKKLGGHQRVRRLIMMGSPVRGTWAALLGVATLGLWSTSSWQLLPRSKFLDELAQGPLPPDTEVYSIAAARDWVCPPRCTRLRGARQITVPMGHSSLVISDEVYRRIVAILRGPVRDADALVRAVGA, from the coding sequence GTGGCCGACGAACCGAAACACCTTGCGACGTGGTTTCTGCGCTGGGCCGCCGGCGCGCCGCGCCGCTGGCTCGGCCGCCGCAGCGGACTGGGGCAGGACGTCCTCGGGACGACGCACGGGCTGTCGTACCTGCGCCACCTGGCGCGGGGCAACCGGATCCGCCGGCGCGCGCGGTTCGACCGGGTCGACGACCGACAGCCGCCGGTGTTGCTGTTGCACGGTTTTCTCGGCACGCGCGGGTCGATGTACCCGCTCGAGCGCCGGCTCACCGAGGACGGGTTCACCGTATTCTCGTTCAATCTCGGCACGCTCAACAGCCGGGACATCCGCCGGTCGGCGTTTCTCATCCACCGCAAGATCGAGGCGATCCTTGCGCAGACGCCGGTCGACCGGATCGACATCGTCGGCCACTCGATGGGCGGACTGATCGGACTGTATTACGTCAAGAAGCTCGGCGGTCACCAGCGGGTTCGCCGGCTCATCATGATGGGCAGCCCCGTGCGCGGCACGTGGGCCGCACTGCTCGGCGTCGCCACCCTCGGGCTGTGGTCCACGTCCAGCTGGCAACTTCTGCCGCGCAGCAAGTTCCTCGACGAACTCGCCCAGGGCCCGCTGCCGCCCGACACGGAGGTCTACAGCATCGCCGCGGCCCGCGACTGGGTGTGCCCGCCCCGGTGCACACGCCTGCGCGGCGCCCGGCAGATCACCGTGCCGATGGGCCATTCGAGCCTCGTGATATCGGACGAGGTCTACCGGCGCATCGTCGCCATCTTGCGGGGCCCGGTTCGCGACGCCGACGCACTGGTGCGCGCGGTGGGCGCGTGA